ATGTTCACTTCAGACACATTCATTCAATTGTTCATACATTGTAGTAATAACAATTATGAAATCATGAAAGTGCCATTTTACAGCATGTAAGCCAATTCATGCTAAAATAAACAAGTAAAACAGTACAATCTGTGAACACAAGAAAATTATGACATAGAAATGAGTGCATCATCTACATTTACCAGTAATAGTATGGTATACACATTTTTTGAGATATTTCCCAAATGATGTTGTGACCATTCAGCAGCAATTTCTGGGAACAAAATGTGCTCTAatataataatcaaatcaatatttataatttttaatatatttctaGTTAACAAAGTATCATGTACTAtcatataacaaatatttgtttgtttttatctagTTACTGCAAATAGTGGGTTGATAGAGATTTCCTGGTGTAGGAATAATACATGTTTGTAACAGTAAAACACTTTACCTAAATTTAcatcaaacaattttttaaatctTACTTTTAAATTAAACGTTGCAATATTTTCTATTTCTTATGCAAAACTAAGAGCtaataaaatcataaattgaatgttttcaatttcattttcTCTAATTAAATTTCGtatccatttattttttaatagtgATATTGTATAGAAATAAAATGCAGTCATCAATGTGGAAACAGATCCTTTTTAATAGTAGTATATCATATTTATATTCTAGCTTcaacaataagaaaacaatacTTGTTGATTATATGCAAGCAGAATAACAATATCTACACAAATAAATCATTTCAAACAGCAACAGCCTAACAAATAAAGCAAATATCATGTTAAAAGATCAAttcaacaacatatttttaacaCGCATCGATTGCCATGGGGTATACGGAATAGTTGGACATTCATGAATGCTAAATAGGAAACTTTTATGGCATATTTAGTGCCTAAAAGAATCACACAATTCTAAGAATCATACTGTTACATTCAATaacaattacatacatacatttaattaattacgtAAAATAGGCTATACTAGATGACACAAATATACAAACCAGCAGTGGCAACACGTCGAGATGATTGAAAAGAGACCTTTAATGGTTATACTACATGATTACCTATGACACTTCCAAGGAAAAGATCTAAGACAAACTAGGTGCTGCCCAAATAAGGAAAATCGGGAAATATAGGATATCACTATGCCATAAGACCAGTATTTCCGcacttgaaaaaaataatttagtaaGTTGGAAATTACTCAGTtctgctttttattttaattattatttaatatctttatttactAAGATATATGTCTTTGAATGTTTCCTAACATATAGTAATTTTTAATGATTATAGTTTCTGTGTAGACCAGCCCCTAGTGAAAGCAGgaagtaacaagagcaccgccttgcgggtgcagaccgctcatctattttctttttaaaggtgaaggaactctcattttcaatcacaaaggagggaggggtggagtgaagaggggtgtatagtgtgggggcgtggacatttattacattatcttccaaaaatgcgaaaaaaaaatgcaaaaaaaaagaaaaaaaaaggggggggggtgattcttgggtgcgatggttcgatggttggacagtatttcaaacgtaaaataataaaaataaatatttgtgttttttaactgtttcaaaaaaaataaaattggtgggtggggtgggggtgggggggtatagtatagtgtgagggtgtggtggtcatttgtgagatgatcttaaaataaacaaaattaaaaaatttaggtgggggggggggattcggggggggggggggattcgggggggggggggggtgtatagtatagtgtgagggtgtggtggtcatttgtgagatgatcttaaagggggggagggcacggggatggtttgggtggagtctattgtggtatgtcaggtaagagtagttttgtcaaagtatcaatcaaatctaatcataaataaagaagttatggcatttttagcaaaatttaataatttgaccttgagagtcaaggtcattcaaaggtcaaggtaaaattcaacttgccaggtacagtaacctcatgatagcatgaaagtatttgaagtttgaaagcaatagccttgatactttagaagtaaagtggatcgaaacacaaaatttaaccatatattcaaagttactaagtcaaaaaagggccataattccgtataaaatgacaaccagagttatgcaacttgtccttttactgtacccttatgatagtttgcgagtgttccaagtatgaaagcaatatctttgatactttaggggtaaagtggaccaaaacacaaaacttaacaaatttttcaattttctaagtataaagggcccataattccgtccaaatgccagtcgaagttacataactttgcctgcacagtccccttatgatagttaataagtgttgcaagtatgaaagcaatagctttgatactgtaggaataaagtggacctaaacacaaaacttaaccaaattttcaattttctaagtataaaaaggacacataattctgtcaaaatgccagtcagagttacataactttgcctgcacagtccccttatgatagttagtaagtgatgcaagtatgaaagcaatagctttgatacttaaggaataaaatggacctaaacacaaaacttaaccaaagttttcaattttcaaagtataaaaagggcacataattctgtcaaaatgcacgccagagttatctaactttgcctgcccagtcccctgcagacgccgacgccaaggtgatgacaatagctcataattttttttcaaaagatagatgagctaaaaatggggtGACAGAACAAAAAGGTCCAGCATTATGATATTTATCTCTGAATCTTTCCCAATAATACTTATTAATGAGCTATTAAAGGTATGAATATATTTGGTCTTCATGCACTATCCCAGCATCTGTTTCACACTTTTTGGCGTTGTCTCTTCTTGAAGGTGCTTTGTTGTATATCTATAAAATAAAGAACAAATTTATCTTTTTGTTAAATACTAGATAAACTATGCCAAAATATTGCTATTGAGCAAATGAACAACTATCTGATTTGTGACTATCAACCTACTGGTTGAATTACTATTTATCTGTAGCCAATtatataaatctggataactcttattgCGCAGATAACTTTTGGTAATCTTCACTTTTAGGATATCTTTATTCTAAGCAACTGTATGAAAATATATCCCAACAGGTGcatgtttttgataaaattaagcCAAAGTATGTGACTTTGCTTTTCTCTATCAGAATGAGGTAATCTTTAGATTGGctaaagttatccatatttatcTTGGCTACAGGACTCAATAGTGTTCTTTATGGCAAATAAACATAGAACCATTTATTGATATTGGGAAAAGGACAATATGCCCAACAATAAATTATGCAGAGAAGCCACAATAGCATTACATCTATATCTCATTtcctttgaaataataaaaataaacaagacttgtgtttgtgaaacacaatgccccctactgcacgtTGATGCCACACAGCAGCTATACCCCAATGGAAACATAATGACAAAGTTATCGATcaaagtacttggtgtctttggaaagAGTAGGGATTGAGCTAGGTACCTTCTTACCGCAAGGTAGACACCTTAGGGTATAACTAATTGCCACTTTAAGTTTCTtgaaaatcttaatacagtagcAGTTCAGTAGATATCGGTTAAGATGAATTATTGATGACAGATGACAGGAGACAGCAGACACAGTTAAGTACTGACCGTAAAGCGTTTAACAATCCCTCCACCTGTCTGCCATGTTCTTGCTGCTCCTTTAACAACTTTATTGAGCCTTTCATCTGAAATGAAACATTTCACATGCAAAAGTTGCAGGTTATCTCCTACATACAGGTATGCAAAAGCCATACTTGAAAAAATAATTTCAGCCTTCCAATGGAAAATtatggcttaattcatgtgtgtaaagttttatcctagattagcctgtgcagtagcCTGGGTAAATACGACCCACTTTGGCTCAAAATCAATGTTattcccctgagaggtcacaggggcaggtccaccCTATAGATGCATTCTATGTAAATAAActtcaaaacaaacacacacctagactagatttttgttGAGACTTCCTTTGAAAGTAAAATCCATAAAAGCCAAAAGggttgtttaaataattatgacTATTAACTAAAACAGATATTACAAGTTAAGAAAAGTTTAAACATTTACTTACATCTATCCCAGAGCTCTTTGCAAATGCTCCAACAGGATGTACATGGTCATAAAGAATAATGACACCAACCATCACTCGTAAAATGAACAACTTTGTTGCCTCGTTCTCAAATCTGGAACAGTATTCACTGGAAATACATAACAAGGCCTTCAATACTTAAGGAACGGATGGAACTTtagtagtttaaaaaaaaaggtacaTGAAGCAACAGATTTTATGTCAGTAATCTTTTAACAAATGAGGCCAACTTGAAAACAATGTATTAATCTGATGAACAAATGATGGCACAAAAATAATGGATAAAAGAAACATGGCAATATGACAAAACCAGGCCTTCATCATTTAACACATTAAtcttatttaattaacaaatttatttgtCACAAAATACGCCCAATTAAAAGTGTCGCATAAATATTGGCAgagaaaacaagactattgccaagcaatatatgtctccTACCGGCtgcaccattgtcagaatttttttaatttgtttaaatatttgttgccataacaaccagctTTTTTTACctgagaacaaaatgaaatgacgtgaataatgtccatacaattgccatctatccatgtttcaagtttcatgaaaaaatatgaagaacttttaaagttatcgcaggatccagaaaagtgtgacagacagactcacagacagactcacagagcgcaaaccataagtcccctccggtgaaaccgataGGATACAATAATTGATGAAACAAATTAAACCAGGTCTTTAACGTTTAACACATTGAtctaattgaattaaaattattaatgtgTAATCTCAAGTGAGGTTTGTACGATAGCTGTATATACACACAATTTGAGCAtgatacctccatccaaactcaagcAATTCaactgtttatatatttttaccaaCAATCACATTGACATTCACCCAACTTGCCTGAAAAGTAATTCTACATTAAGTCTACATGACAGCAACCCGCACACACATTTCAGCACAATACCACCATCCAAACTAGAGTTATTCAGCAAAAACTGTTCTTCtcttttagtaacagtgaccttgaccttataaaTACTGGCCCCATACGCAATCCTTTTATAAGTCTGCACGTAAGCTACCTACATCTAcaatattcatgttacatttCCTTTCAAACTGAAGTTATTTAATAGAagccattgttttatttttactaacagtaaccttgaccatGACCTGACCTTGACTTAAACTAATTGAGTTATTACGTGGACATCGTTCTTATGAACAAAACCTACCAAACAGCCCTTCGGTCACAGGAGTTTCCAtaatattattagttacactgttagtaattgatggtgtatgggatatacaacTTCAGTAATTTGATACCATACAAAAACGAAGCTGGAAtatggtatgaaagtactgagggtgtatatcccatacaccatcagttactaactgtgtaacgattatatctgaCCTACtagattactcggggtgtatggaaataaCTCATgttgtatggaaaatacaccatgggcacatgactgctctaagccaatcggattaggtcatttttgtaggaggtgagatatatacCCAGTTTCTTTTAAACTGCCCTATAAATATTATTTACGTGGCAAAACCATGTGTGTTGCAGACTACTGGTTGTTACGGTACATGAATCAAAAGATTACACTTTAGAAATTGTTACAAATGATAAAGGGTGCAAAAAAGTGTGCACAGTTTTTTAAAGTAACTGTAAGAACAGATTACTTAAACAGGGGCAAACAAGTGTTTAAACTTTATTGATAACTACTTTTTACAGAGCATAAAAGAACATATAACCTTACAGTCATTAAAATATATGATTTTGAAACACGTAAGGTTGGTTTTTGAATGCCTTTGTTGGCAAAATTATAGGAGGACTCTGTTTAAAATGCACACATATACTACTAAAGTCTTTTATAATTGAACAATTTAGGAAGacaattcaatattttcaaagCACAGCctataattttacaaataaacagtGACAATTCTCACTTGCTCCATATCTAAATCATTATTTAGATGTTCAATTGAACAATACACTTTAGGGTTCTGAAAGAAATGCATGCAACTTACTGGTTTTCTGTCATCACACGACAGATATTTGCCATTGTACAAAGGCAGTCTGTCGTGTTCTCTACTGGAAGCTCCTTGTGCTGGAATAAAATATCACAcaacatgtttattaattataaCGCACTCAAATACACACTTTTACCCTTTTCTtctcccttagaaaatcaaattaaattttaattcgtTATTGCTAGCTTCAAGTTTTTAAgccttaatttccaacccttatgtactgatgagcagcaaacagcataaaacctgactgTGACTtactgcaggctgttctggttttaattATGCTGATTACATATAGCCATTTTCGCTCTGATTTTTAGCATGAAAGGATTAAAGTTCTCTGCAATttttaacaagatggcccttatgcATGATTTCAGTTAAGAACTGACAACAAATCATTAGGATGAACAAGCcacatttatttgattttttagaccaaataatacaataaactaaacaaaaatctaAATTATATGAAGAAATCCAGAAGTTCACCGAAGGAAAATTAGTTGGAAAGTAGTTTTACATTACAGCCAATGTGAtttggacaaaaagatttttcaGGTTTACTATAAAGCCAATGGAAAACAGCACCACCACCTTGTGgccattttttccaaaatcaAAATATGAGAAACATCAGAGTCAACCAAAAAAACATACGTGAGAATTATTTTGAAATCCACAAAGTGGTTTCAGAcaagatgatttttaaagttttcctgTGTGTTTCCTTTTTGCTGCCTCGggaaatataaaaataagaattttgaAATGATCAGAAGAAATTAATTAATGAAACACTCTCAACAATTTCACATGTCATACATATATGTTATAAGTCAAACATTATCTaatctaccgtaattactctatgttttcggacacttaaaaataatattgtttttcgtgtccgaaaacttagatacgaaaaatattcataaaatacaggtgtccgaaaactaagagtcgaaaattgaagtgtccaaaaatagcTTCAATTGTATCAACAACTACCGGGGTAATAGCACGctcttgtaaaataccatgccgtatagtatactttacagttatatatgtttgcactgcattttaaatcattttcaaagcttaatttatttgacatgaagttactacaaggttgtactttgaccaaggagttcaaagatgagcatgtgatgtaccgatactcgctagtatgaacccgtaattaacgcaataaaaagcaaactatgaatttttcgtttgttgtctaacaccttccattattcgtaaaacttgcaatagggtgcatcacactttgaggcgtttagtatttgtcacagttattttactgagaaggggtagtaccattgcggtagataattgaactgttaattggcactacccctggtcaTAACGCtaatgctatcgggcgaaaccattgttaaaTACCGGTTAAataggttatttacccaataacgcaaatgtaatggtccgttgccctcaggcatgcacctgccattttttatgatgttaatctgattgtaaaaccccatgatcgaagtttcattagatatcgaaaaccggaccgaaacttggtaaaaaagggctgtaaaatatactgtccgaaaacttagagacattaattacggacgaaaactcgtgtgtccaaaaattaagagtcacgaaaaataattatttttgctaaaatccggggtgtccgaaaacttagagtgtccgaaaacatagagtaattacggtatttacCATTGACACAAATGTGGAAGTGGTGTCACTGAGCATTTTCAGCATGGGTGTGGCCTGAGCGTAGAAAAGCGACATCCGGTTGGCAACCTCATGTGGTACACACTCTCCCCCATTCAACTCAACGTCCTGAAACCAGGTTGAAAGTTAAAATAAAAGGGTTGATATTATGACTGATCGATTGACAAAAGACAagttgaaaatatattacatattttaaaagcaaGCGGGTTGGGAATACGTCTGATAAATTGATTGCAACCAGGTTGATGATATGGTTATTTAATTGATAGCAACCAGGTTGACACTTAGTTGATAGATTTATAGCAATAGGGATGATAATATGGCTGACAGACCGACAACCTTCAATCTATGGTTTATATTTTAGAGAATAGATAGATAGCAATGAGCTGATAATATGGCTGATAGAATGAAAATAACCGGGTTCATAATATGGatgaacaaggctattgtcaagcaatatggtcccctaccggctccaccattgtcagaaattccaccattttcagtatatattttttttggttgccatagcaaccacattttttgaagcaggaacaaaatgaaatgacgtgcataatgtccatattgccatctatttatgttgcaaagttcatgaaaaaatattaagaacttttaaagatatcgcaggatccagaaaaacaccattttcagcagtatttctagtctatttgttgccatagcaaccagaatttttgacgtaggaacaaaaaattaaaatgatgtgcataatgtccttattgccatctatccatgtttcaagtttcatgaaaaaatattaagaacttttaaagatatcgcaggatccagaaaaccaccattttcagcagtatttctagtctatttgttgccatagcaaccagaatatttgacataggaacaaaatgaaatgacgtgcataatgtccatattgccatctatccatgttacaagtttcatgaaaaaatattcagaacttttaaagatatcgcaggatccagaaaagtgtgacagacagactcacagacagacagagcgcaaaccataagtcccctccggtgaaaccggttgGGGACAACAATTGATAGAAACCGGGGTAGTAATATGATTTATAGATTGCTaataaccaaaataataatattttagatACAATGCAGATTGATTACAACTGGGATGATAAAGTGGTTGATAAGCACACACAGAGTTAACTCTTCCATCATACCAATTTTCTACTTGCAGTATAACTCGCCATTTGAatacaatatttaacataaaacaaagtattatTAACTACGGATAATGCCTTTCAAACCGTTTTAATATACAATTGCttgcaataaaaacattaaagCATAAACATTAGTAATGCTAACAATGTGTATGtgctttaaacaatataaaatactaGCTTAATAGCTCAAACACAAGTAATACACTTGAAAGTAGTGTTTATTATCAGTATACTGCCTAACATCACACGATACAGGTATGACTCACACTGAGAAAGTGATACAGGAAGCTTGAATTGTTTCAGAACTCAACTCACAGATAATATTCAACATTTTGAGAGATTACTAGGAGATTGCACTTCTAGTAAAACTTCCTCAATTTCACACTTCAAGGCCAGTGATCAGACCACATATTAACCCTTTGTTCAGTACTTTAAAGAGACCTATTACAGATTGATGACTTTACTTTTTTTGAAAGTTCTGTGACAGATTTGGTAAAACAAGATCTGTCACAATAGGATAACATATgccccccgaaaaatgctttttcgaaacctaaacgcagatttctatACCTAAGCGTGcacccaaagttcaaggtaaaagcggtcaaaatttgtgtgcgtatggaaaggccttgtccatatacacttgcataccaattatgaaggttacatctgaagcgacatattagttatgagcatttttcaaaacctaaacgcaaagtgcgacagactttcagacagacagacaaaaggaCCGaaatgcaatcactatatgcctaCCTTCGAGGGTATAAAAAAGGATCATGCTTattttttagcttatatatattttttattgcagatGATTTAATTTGACACAAAGACCATGATCGCCCTCTACAGCAGCTCACCTGAGTTGTATGTACACCTAATTTTGAAGACTTGACCTAGTGATATAGCTTTTTATCACACTCAACCTTCACACTCAACCCAGATTCAAACCAAGTTTCTACAAAACTAGGTCATAACTTCTGGAGCAGTAAGTTTCCAACTGTAACCTAGTTTATGGACACACATGAATCAGATTCTAACTCAgccaaacaagagcaccgccttgcgggtgcagaccgctcatctattttgtttttaaaggtgatgggactctcattttcaatcacgaaggagggagggatggagtgaagaggggCGTATAGCATGggaatgtggacatttattacattattttccaaaaatgcgaaaaaaaaaaagcaaaaaaaaaaaaatcgagggggggggggtggggggggggggtttaccattaaaaaaaaaaaatgaaatttggggtggaggtggggtgggggggggggggtacagtGTGAGGGtggggtggtcatttgtgagatgatcttaaaaaataaaaaaaaaaattggggggggggggggattcgggtggggggaggggggggggggggtatttcaaacataaaataataaaaataaatatttgtgttttttatcggtttcaaaaaacaaattatttgaggggggtgggggtgggtgggggtatagtgtgagggtgtggtggtcatttgtgagatgatcttaaaaaaaaaaaaaaaaaaaaaaaaaatggggggggggagggcacgggggatggtttgggtggagtctattgtggtatgtcaggtaagagtagttttgtcaaagtatcaatcaaatctaatcataaataaagaagttatggcaattttagcaaaatttaataatttgaccttgagagtcaaggtcgttcaaaggtcaaggtaaaattcaacttgccaggtacaataACCTCATGATaccatgaaagtatttgaagtttgaaagcaataaccttgatagttaagaagtaaagtggatcaaaacacaaaatgtaaccatatattcaaagttactaagtcaaaaaagggccataattccgcaaaaatgacaaccagagttatgcaacttgtccttttactgtacccttatgatagtttgcgagtgttccaagtatgaaagcaatatctatgatactttaggggtaaagtggaccaaaacacaaaacttaaccaaattttcaattttctaagtataaagggcccataattccgtccaaatgccagtcagagttacataactttgcctgcacagtccccttatgatagttaataagtgttgcaagtatgaaagcaatagctttgatactgtaggaataaagtggacctaaacacaaaacttaaccaaattttcaattttctaagtataaaaagggtccataattatgtcaaaatgctagtcagagttacattactttgcctgcacagtcccctcatgatagtaagtaagtgtaccaagtttgaatgcaatagcattgatactttctgagaaaagtggacctaaacgcaaaacttaaccaaaattttcaattttctaagtataaaaaggacacataattctgtcaaattgcacgcccgagttatctaactttgcctgcccagtcctctcatgatagtaagtaagtgtactaagtttgaatgcaatagcattgatactttctgagaaaagtggacctaaacgcaaaacttaaccggacgccaacgctgacgccgacgccaaggtgatgacaatagctcatatttttttttcaaaaaaatagatgagctaaaaagaccCTGTCATAAATACAGAGTGATATcaaggtttttatattatttgacccagtgacctagattttggatGCATGTGACCCAAATTAGAACTCAGTCTAGAAAATGCCAAGCAAAACATTCCgacaagttttattaagattgagtTATACATATGGCTTTTAGGGTGTCAAcaatgttttttaataataaacttattaACTAATTTTGGGGCGCATGTGACcctgaatcaagctcggcctACATTTAGTCGAGGTTAGCACTCTTACTAAGTTTCAGTGAGATTGAGTCATATATGTGGCATCCAGAGTGGGAACAATgttttataagatttgacctgggtacctagtttttggacatacAAGACCCAGATTAAAAACTCAGTctagttattttcattttaacattctgaccatgtttcattaTGATTGAAAtgcaaatgtggcctctagggtgtcaACAAGGTTTTTCTGAGATTCGACCTAGTGACATGgtttttggatgcacatgatACAGATACAAACCCAGCCTAGattttgtcaagataaatattctgatcaAGTTCCATAACGatttagtcataaatgtggcctttggAGAGCTACCAACGTTTTTCTAATATAAAACAAGGTGacctattttttttacacaaatatgAACACATAGCACACAAATAATCTACCCatgaaaaataatgttataaacataaaatataatcaaagcttatacatacatatgcatagaataaatatatataaatttaatgtatAGCTTAAGTTGTTACTATTGTTCCTAAGGAAATACAAATCAATACCaaaataaatctgaaaaaaaaagctttttcttGTAGAAATATACTACATAAAAGTTGTGCctcattataatgttttataatgttgacATGTACTGTGTATACATGTCTTATTATTTTTGTTTGGAAATATCCAAGGAAGTCACGAATGAGAAAGTTAATGAGTTTGTTACCGTAGTGACCATGCGTCGCCGACTCTGTGTGCGCCGATAGTAGCTGAAATCATTCTGTATCACTGGGTTGGTCATCTGCAGATACAAACAGCAACatggtcatgggtttgatccccactgtgagagcgttcttagactttctatgcaattgagctcaaacaaataggtttaacccatttatgcctagttgactctcccatccttctaaattggatcaatttaattccaaaattagggatgtctagtatatttatttctatatttagaatatttcttacagaaattcctttaatcaaacagcgcatacccagattagatgccgcatcatgcggcgtctcatctgggtctacgatgtttgccaaggcctttttagaCGCTAGGCTAAAATGGGTTAAACTAAACAGCAAcaaattttttacaaataatttcattgtatttattCTCTTTTTATTGTTGACATTGTTAATAGTTCACACTCTTTTAGAGTTCTACTCACTTTAGTTTGTTAATGAATGATCATTTTGTTATGTACAATAATtggttttt
This sequence is a window from Dreissena polymorpha isolate Duluth1 chromosome 16, UMN_Dpol_1.0, whole genome shotgun sequence. Protein-coding genes within it:
- the LOC127861938 gene encoding CYFIP-related Rac1 interactor B-like isoform X2 yields the protein MGNLLKILSSKDTSKDDFYNVFVDFERCKPTDSELAVWQKIQGVLDEAQHVLGRLKLYTGAAEAIRNAIQNPKDDHLQEKAWTDVMPLVEELKKYYEFALVLESTVPLLLQALCSADMTAKEHLEKQQALFKQFAEILDFVLKFDDLKMTNPVIQNDFSYYRRTQSRRRMVTTDVELNGGECVPHEVANRMSLFYAQATPMLKMLSDTTSTFVSMHKELPVENTTDCLCTMANICRVMTENQFENEATKLFILRVMVGVIILYDHVHPVGAFAKSSGIDMKGSIKLLKEQQEHGRQVEGLLNALRYTTKHLQEETTPKSVKQMLG
- the LOC127861938 gene encoding CYFIP-related Rac1 interactor B-like isoform X1, which codes for MGNLLKILSSKDTSKDDFYNVFVDFERCKPTDSELAVWQKIQGVLDEAQHVLGRLKLYTGAAEAIRNAIQNPKDDHLQEKAWTDVMPLVEELKKYYEFALVLESTVPLLLQALCSADMTAKEHLEKQQALFKQFAEILDFVLKFDDLKMTNPVIQNDFSYYRRTQSRRRMVTTDVELNGGECVPHEVANRMSLFYAQATPMLKMLSDTTSTFVSMHKELPVENTTDCLCTMANICRVMTENHEYCSRFENEATKLFILRVMVGVIILYDHVHPVGAFAKSSGIDMKGSIKLLKEQQEHGRQVEGLLNALRYTTKHLQEETTPKSVKQMLG